aaaacatttataaatacccatttataattattttgctgtgaatttagtagcattgatttttgtaaattttcttttttgaagttaaagttatttataaggtttttttttaaatcctttagtaatttctgcaaaatatgtaaattaattatttcgttATTATTAGCTGGCGTTCGTAATTCTTTACGTTGTCATTTGCAAATGTAGATCATTGAAGTGGCATTTGTCGATTATATATGTGTTCAGTTGCAAGAGTTCCCATAAATCGTTCTCATCAATAATACAGTTTATTAAATCTTACTAAATCGATTTCAATGTCAAGAAATGTAAAGTCAATACACGACGAGATTGAATCGtcccatacccgatcctgtggaccgaatggtaaacagtcgacgtcgcccaatgCCCTGAGCACGTCAttccggatcctcccgatcaattaacggtgcttttagataccacaagcaccgatcaccgtcctcgccgaacccctcgcttgcgacgaagggctcgacgagtgaattaacccatagacacagaccattgagtttctcgccggatcttctcagtgggtcgcgtttttgatccggtggtagattctgcgaagcactgctcctgctaggatcagtgctagcaacactcccggtttgagccccgtgagatcacctacacgtcaaggcgaggctgaaatagcctctcaaggctaccagcataagtaggcaaaaaagaaaaaaaactgaattgtaaatgtcgttttatttatttatgccgAAGTCGAAGGAATGATTAaatatatcattatttattCTTTGTTAATAAAAGCAACTAGGTTAGGACACTTGCTACATACATTCGACAAATACACCGGATCGGGTGTTGTCCTCCATAACAAGTTAGGTGTATGGAAGTATAGACGGCGGGAAGAGAAGTGGAAgattccaccgagcgggtgatagtgctctgtagaccgacggtccgaatgttgttgttcggaacttgtatatatgcgctttatcttgaaaatgtcgtaagcgagattcaggcatctgccacatatcttgtgttgtatgatggctacagGTGCTACGAGCGATCCCACTCCCTCCCGGCCGCCGAGGTCAGGCGCGCCCCGCACACTGCGCATTATAATCGGACGCGCGTCGCACAACGTGCGCGTCGACTTATGCGCTGTGACCACCATAAACGCCCTATTTCCGAAAACTAAACCGAATCGAATAGATGCCGCGTCGCGCTGTGTGCTGAGCTGTGTCGTGCTGTGTGCAGGTGCACAGCTGCTACGGCGAGGAGCTGGGCTTCAACTCCGACGAGGAGTACATGAGGGAGGGCGCCGACGACGCGGCAGCACCGCCCGACCTCGCCGATAAGGTATTTGTTTATGTACGCTTTTTTATTAGCTCTAACTTTGGTTAGTAGACTTTAACAGATTGAATCCGGGCCCGCAGTTAAGTAACCTGGGTCAGACAGCTAATCCAATGAGGGAATCTTGAAGGTATGTCAAATGCTTAATGTCAGGTGACGAGCGCGCTTTGGCATTGACATTGTCGTCGTCCAGCAACATTCGGTCCCGATTTCGCGACCTTCCGAGATACTCTGTGCAAATACCGAGCCTTATCTAATCTACAGAAAACTAATATTAGTACTCACACGTACATGTCGActgattatatattatattcatttatattttgctaATTAAGCGTAAACTATAATTAGGCAGTTTCTGAAGAATGAAAGTCGCGAGCGGACCTCCAGTGAGGAAGGTTTGACGATACCAAAGTATACCACCACGCCTCTGTCACACTCACAATGCACTGGTTCGATTATTACTTAACTCTTTGACTGTCCTACGCGACGCACCgaagtaattatgtcaatttctgTGAATAAGCGCCTAGATTGCGGTCTTTCCCAGAATCTACTAAATATTCCGGCTCCGAAATAAAGCGCTATAATATTTAGTGGACTGGGAAAAACAAATCCGAAGGTACTGAAAATGAATCGTATTTCTAGGGgacctaaaaaaaaatcggttgtttGTAAAGtcagtttactgacgatagttgaacgtgacaacgtcataagaaaatactgatggaattgtatcatttttcaaaagaaaattttaattttatttgtttgatagatgttttgtatggacaattgacaccacattcacttttcactgaacttcatacttgacgaaaacatgtaaatgtattattgtatagcagctgtccacgcggatgcatcgctcactcaagtaggagatagacagatgtcgaacgctgccgaacgcggaggccgattgtgcctctttgtcgctcgttgcgcgattacgcctcagagcgaggtaacgccgcatgagtcatgttttttcgagcaggcgtgcagccggctccatcgaactataagtgtaatatggatgcaaaatctgatgaaaaaaaaaaataagacgtcacgtcaaaaactaaaacattaattaacGAAAAAAGGAAGGCTAAGCTAGGCAATCTATGCGCTTattaacagaaatcgacataattacatcagtgcgtcgcgtagggcaccggtgacacgtacacggcagtcaaaggattaacaaaataaatagtttcaCGCAACAGTTATCTTTATTGAAACTACGTGGCACAGGAGTCGAATAGCCCTTACGTGTAGATCTTCTGTTTCGCCTTTAGCCCATGCCTCATTACCCTAAGAGAtgctaagtaaaaaaataaaacaagaaatttaaatttcataaacatATTGAAAATCGCCTTCAAGATTGAAATATATCAATCATAGATTATGgaatacaaaaaatttaataatgtggTCACCTCAAGTACACATCGTATCCAAGGAtacaaaaaatgataataaaaaataaaataaaaaccattatcACTCAACAAAAATACTCCACGTACAATACGTACttaaatgttaacgattgactttcacggtgaaggaataacatcgtgtaataaaaatcaaacccgcaaaattataatttgcgtaattaatagtggtaggacctcttgtaagtccgcacgggtaggtaccaccaccctgcctatttctgccgtgaagcagtaatgcatttcggtttgaagggtggggcagccattgtaactatactgagaccttagaacttatatctcaaggtggttggtgggtaaccacttaacaacgtctgtgagctcgaccaaccCAAGATGGGTTGTTgggaattggaacgtttgcctacgtttgccgctagaggcgctgtttcaactccatacaaatttgagttaacttttacgctatcgagaacgttaaaaaactcgcaccaagcacacaggtaatgttttttaatttactaaaaacTGTAATCGTGTACTATGTAAATAGACATTTGTAATTTGGCGCGGTCGGAACAGCGCGGATGTAGAATTGTAACAGCGCGCTGCGATCCAAGATAACGTTGTGTTTGATGAGCCAAGTCAACTGTCTCCCCGCGCCGATTCATTGGCGGCCCGGCGTGCAGACACAAGAGTCATACCGGTGTGTGTCAACAaagttctgtgtgcttagtgcgagtttttcaatgttctcgatagcgtaaaagttaactctattttgtatggagttggaacgtttgcctatgtttgccgctaggggcactgtttcAGCTGCATACTAATTTCAggtaactcttacgctatcgagaacgttaaaaactcgcactaatcaaACTGGTACCTGGGAGCTCGGACAGTGGTCAGACAGTGCATTCTCGTCTAACAGCGATTTATCCGCGTTCTGCGCCGAAATGACGTGAGGTCCGGGGGCCTCCGACGCGGGAAAGGACGCGGGGCGGGTGGGTCATGTGTGGCGATGAACATCTCTGTCGCCTGTAATGTCCATTTGCGCTAAGGTTCGACACCTATGACGATATTTGCTGCAAATTGTTCGGTTTTCGCGGCCAATGATCGGTAACGCTGGAAGgacattataaaaattaaaatcctgTCCAAACGTTATGGTAATTACCCTCAGCAGCGAGGAAACGACGCAAGGAGAGAGGTAACAAACTTATGAACGACTATCTGAGTGCGGCGGCACCATCATCCGTAGCGGGTCAAACTGCGCGGTCGCCCCCGACCCGATCCTCAAAGtaatacagtttttttatattaaaaaaataaaatcacctTGACTATTAAACTTCCTTTTGTCTTCCCTATAAAATCTATCTCGATTGTTGAAATAAATGTGTTATAGGCCGGCACAAATCGGTACCGTCGTTCAACTTAATTCAGCTATTGCGCCactaggtggtaggacctcttgtgagtccgcacgggtaggtaccaccgccccgcctgtttctgccgtgaagcagtaatgcgtttcggtttgaagggtggggcagccgttgtaactatactgaaatcttgaaacttatatctcaagatgggttgcgcattttcgttgtagatgtctatggactccagtaaccacttaacacccggagggctgtgagctcgtccaaccatctaagcaataaaaaacataaaaaataaacccaAAGCCCTGATTGCTTTCTAGTAATACCCCGAGACCCTTAATACCAAAGGTCTTTTACAAAAACATTGAATTCGAACAAGGATCAAACTCGGATCCAATGCTGTCGTGGTCAACGTGCAGTTGACCAACGAAGACGATGCCGTAGCGTCTTATGGTGAGCGGCGTTTGCGAGGTTGTCTATGGGCCCTAAGCTGATAACCTAAGAGGGTTAAGCCAGCGAAACcgggcgtgtaggtgagctcacggggctctaaccagaggacgttgctaacactggtcctagcaagagcaatgctccgcagaatctacctccgaatcggaaacgcgacccactgcgaagaaccagcgagaaacttagtgggctgtgtctgtgggttaatttattcgccgagcccttcgtcgcagcgacgggttcgacgagaacgttgAACAGTGATCTCTCAATGATCACTCAACATCATGTCAGTTCTAATATCTCATCACATACACCGGCAACAAAACAATACAAACTCCACATACGTATTTTGTTTATCAATTACCTCGTTCTATTTGTAGTTTGGCTTATCTTGTTATATATGTTATAGTTTGACTAATCTATGAACAATTGTAACCTTCGTATCGTATAAATGTCATATTGAGTATTTGCTCAGCGCGGTGGCGCGCGCGGCGACGCACTGAGCGCAGccgaaaacaaatttaaatacattttacttGACAATAAGAATACTGTAACGATTGTGCgatttaatatttgaattacAGTCTCCCAAGATCCGCTTCATCAGATGTGTTTGCGTTTGTTCGcagttacaataaaatttattaaaaagtcTGCAGGTTTTTGAAAACAATCAGTGGTGCGACGCGGTTCTGCTCGTGTTAATCTTGAAATTAAATTCGGTTTTAAAATAAGCGATTTAAAAACGTTTACAAGGGGGTGTATTTGAAGGAAAAAAAGAcctattgtttttaataatgagaCTACAATTTATATCGATCGTCCAGACTTTTATTTGTATACCTAATTATAgtaaattactaaaaaatgcaCTTTGATCGCAATCCAAGCGGTCGTTTCTCGATCGTTTGTTGAAGTTCTCTGGTTTTCCAATTGTCATTATACAAATGAAGATTATTTACTTATACTCGCGTCGCAATACGCTGAAGACTACAAACGTATTGTTATCGAGTGAACGCTCCGTTTGATATGATAAGTGCGTTATCAATTTATCGGCTGCATTTCGTGTACCTAAGTAAGCATGGTTATAATCAaacgaaaatcgaagaaaaatgtaAGTTTACTTTGGAATTATAAACCCTTGATTGTTACAATTTAATGTATAGCCCATTGTGTTtttcgccggatattctcagtgggtcgcgatttcgatccggtggtagattcttcgaagcactgcgctggctaggactagtgttagcaaattctctcaggttgagcccgtgagctcacctacccgactGCGCGTGTCTGTTATAGTCCTTTAGGCTACCAGTTACTTttatactgatggtaggacgtcttgcgagtccgcacgggtacgtaccactaccttgcctatttctgccgtgaagcagtaagtgtttcgatttgaagggtgggcagccgttgtactgttaaaactgagactacaacacatgtctcgaggtgggtggcggcattaacgttgtagatgtctatgagctccggtaaccacttaactaaccacagagccgtgagctcatccacccatatctatcttttatctatctatttatctatatgtatataaaaatgaattgctgttcgttagtctcggtaaaactcgagaacggctggaccgatttgcctaattttagtcttgaattatttgtggaagtccagataaggtttaaaaggtagatgaatatgctcggtattaaataaaaataacgattttgctttgcctttgatgtgtcccccgtcggaattccagtttcttttctttgtttaaagtttattttatacaaaagtttaggtcttttatttatcgattgaggcactacgaagtctgccgggtcagcaagtaaacaataaataaataaagtgaatAGCACAAAAAGTATGGAATATCTTAACGTTCCCGTTATAGGGACGCTCGCGTTATATTACCATAAAATTGTTTTGTCGTAATTCTATACATCTGTCCAACGTTGTCGTGTTTGTAAAATACATGACGTACttatgtaatgtaattaataaatgagaAATGTGGGTCGATTctgggtaaataaaataattgtacagTACAAGAGTAGCTACTTCTAATACATTGAGATTAGGGAAAATATTCACGCGGTAAAGACATGATACCCCCACTATTTTACCCAATTTActtgaaatctatatatataaaaatgaattgctgttcgttagtctcgctaaaactcgagaacggctggaccgatttggctaattttggtcttgaattatttgtggaagtccagagaaggtttaaaaggtagataattatgaaaatgctcggaatttaataaaaataacaattttgtttgtcctttgatgtgtcccccatcggacggattccttttgtcttttatttatcgattgactacgaagtctgccgggtcagctagttaaataaataaaaataaatgtattattattattaagtgtaCTGTGtaataaatcattaaataaaaagtgGAGGCTAATGTCTTAGTCGATTTAGGAACCGCTTCGACGCGTCAACGTAAATCGGCAATCTTCAAACAAAATGCGGGCTCCGATCTCCCAGTATCGAGAACAAACCGCCCTGTTATGAAACGGAAGCGATAATGACCAAAACGTAATCACACCGCGGCGCGTACTACAACCGCCAAAAAATGTTGCTATAGATTTATCTAAAtagtatatcgacgcttgaaaggcaaatgtgactaagcgacaatgcgtgaactttacagtagactaatttaaagttgaaatacctgaaaacaaaatttattttaacgaatctagctgtagtagaatctagctagtagctgtaggattgaaatgattttaatagacctagaaatatattttttttgcgcatcgaatacggttattggctatcatttatgtacaaagcagttattgtcgcttagtcacgtttgcctttcaaccGTCGATATGTATGAATGGTCGTTGAGTTCAGTGGTGAAACTGGTGAATTGACACTAggggcagtcggggcaagtgcccagggcggcaaatttttgaaagtgtttttttttttctaaaaaaattgttttcctcTCAAGGTTGCtctatgtaattaattaattctaaatttaataatattctgtgtaattgataattcaagaaattcaatccatccattatttgtgaattataattttggcactttttggtaaaattaataatcaaaatgatttaatcaatttatttccttggagacataaaaaaataatcgatttttgtATTTAGCAGAAATAGACTTGAGTCAGCCCTAGtgtcaaatttataattgttaaaaaaaacacatatataattatttatgtttttggaatatataacatatattataataaagtttCTAGTAAAGTTGcaagaagaaaatatataaactataagtttggGCGGATTTTcttccggtgcccaggagcggcaataagtttaaatccggccctggTTGTGTTTGTACACAGGAGTTGTTGGACTCGTCTTCCATGGACGCGAGCGGAGGCGGAGACGGCAGAGGAGACAACAAGAGCAGCAGGTCGGCGTCGCGCGGACGGGACTCCTCACCGCCGCTGGGTGAGTTCCCTGCGCTAGCTGCACGAGTGGGAGGACGTGTCGTGTACAGCGTCCTTATCTCGTATAGATATTGCAGAGCTAGGCCCGACGGCGACAGCTTGCGacatgccctaccaccagtaacatattaattttatacattatatatttatactggtgttaggacctcttgtgagtctgcacgggtaggtaccaccaccctgcctttttctgccgtgaaacagtaatgcgtttcggtttgaagggtggggcagccgttgttatacttgagaccctagaacttatatctcaaggtgggtggtggcatttatgttgtagatgtctatgggctccggtaaccacttaaaaccaggtgtgccgtgaactcgtccacctatctatgcaataaaatataaataaataaaaaacatactagtggtcccccattAGTCGAaagtcgactataattcattaaaattatgtatgcGTAAGTGTACAATGTAACGtgtgtgtgttttgttttaattgatttaatgtattttttatgcataattaaaaaaaaataacattctgcactccttctctatattctctataagtgtgggaaatttcatacatcTCCATCcgcgcattttttttaaaaaaggtctgcaaagttttttcttcacgcaTTAATATACAGATATAAGGATACAAATGTGGAATATCAATAACTTCTCGACAAAGATCTCTCACGGAGCTGGTGTTCCAGCGTGGTCCAACACGAGCCGGGCTCGTTCCCTTGCAAATTGTAATCCAATCTTATCCGCTTCCGGCAAGCGATAAACTATACTTAATTACCCGAAACAATAAAATGTTGTCTTCAAAGGGATCTTGTGCTCAAATGCTCCTAGTTGTCCGTAGCACGGGACATGTGACGCTCGTGTCGCGACCGATGGGCGTTCCGATGTCCCCGGGCAGCTCTGCCAGTGCGAAACATGACATTCTGAGCTTCTACCAAAAGCTGGGAGAGCGAACGATAGATTATAATCTGTGCTGTAACAAAGTTGGGACGATTATACAAGAGAAGCATAAGTTTCGTTTGCATACGTTGTCGGAGGCGTTTGTGGTCTCTGCCCTCGCAGGCCAAGCGAAGTGAAGTAGCTTCACATCACTTGAGGAGCACCAGGTCGTAGCCGAATTGTGCAAGAATCGCTTCTATACATTATATATACGACGATTCGAATGTGAAAAGATCAAATCATTAGTTTACCAGTTCGTGTGCCTATTGTCGATAAATCACCGAAGAATGTAATGATTTTATGTTGGAAACTATTAgaaatggtttttatttatggGGATTTCGTCGTTGAGGGAATAGAAGAAGCTATTCCCGCTCTTTACGGTAATAGATGTGGCTCCCTGCCATCGCTATACAATACTGATTTGACACCAGTAACGATATAATTTGTAACTCCACGTGGTTAAGTCTATGGGGCGTGAGGTTTTCTCCTCATCTGAAGCAGTAAAAAGATCTAATGGACTTAACGGGGCTTTCGAATTAAATTTACTACTAGACGTTGTTTGTAATTTAGAAATATTGAAACACTTTGCTCACCCCGGATATATAGGCGCTTGTGTCGCTCCATGTCCACTCATAAACTACCAGATTTACAGATCCATTTAGTATGTAagatcgtgaagcagtaatgcgtttagcgTTGCAAACTACCAAGATGCCCAGTTCCTGCTCTACTGAGCGACGCCAAGCTGTTCTGagacggcctctcttcctttttccTGCTTTTGCTTTGCCGGGTTACatatagtatagattaataaagTGTAAGTTTTTAATACTTGGCTAAACGTGGTCGACGTGGGGAATTGTTGCAGTGACGAACGGGGACGCGGAGGAGAGGGACGAGGGGGACGCCCTCCCCACGGACATGTCGGACACCAGCGAGAGCGAGCCCGACAAACCCAACAAGTGCGTACACAGACCCGTAATGTAATCGGTCGCTTTGTGAAACTCTTCCAGTTGTCCCCTCCTTAACGAACCAGTGAGGCCGCTCCGCAGAGAAATGCCTAGGCTTGTATAGACCGACCTACGTCACAATGGGAAGTGTCTATACTACTAATCTGGcacaagaataataaaaaacttgacTAATAAGGTTTTTCTTAAACACGTATGGAATGCGAGCTCACGGTTCAACTAATGTTATgtgattactggagcacatGGGCAATCGAACGTGAAAACCGCCATCCATTTTGAGATCAAAGTCTCATTTGAATTGCACAACGCGGGTGAGAACTCCAGTTAAGATTGCCACAGAGTCTCTAAGGGCTGATGGGTGGCGAGTAATTCTTTGTTGAGTTCGCTGCAATAAATTCGCACCCCTTCAATGGGAACGAAGCCCGCACGGGGAGTCCCGCCGCCATCTACCACGATGCGGTGTAGGGGGCGGACGTTATTACAACGAAACCGAGGCTTGGGAAACGAATACAAGGGGGGGGGCTCGAGGGGTCAGCCCCATTTCTGCCTATACACCAAAGCTTGTAACACCATGCGATGGTACAAGTGAACATTTCCACAGCGGCGCGGAAATGGAACAGTGCACGGATCCCCATGACGGTAAGCTGATCCTGAGCGGCAAGTTCCCCTTTAACATCGACACGCTCTTCACCATGATCTTCACAAACTCCAAGTTTCAACTGGAGCTACTCGCCGAGAGAGGAACGTCGGACTACGTCGAGGTAACCACTGATTCGCTAGATATTAATGTTCGACTGTCGACCCTGTCTTTGATTCTGTGAGCATCCGTGAACATATTTAgcattacgtatttttttaatattgagaaTACTGAAAATAGCACATGACATCGCTTCAGTGATGTTTTAGAATGCTCCGCTCTGGATCCACTTCAGGTCCTGTTGGTTCGCTTCTGAATCTACGAAGCAACTATATTGTGCAGTAGGATCCGAGGCTTGGAGAAGACTTCTGAAACGATTCTAACATTCTCACGTCCTCCCGCACCGGAAACACGTCATGCCCCCGGCGTGGTACCTTCCTACTCTGGTATTAATACACCCCTCCCCCCAAGTGGTGGGTAGCTGGTGTCCCTGGACAACAGTAGCCGCTCGCGGGATCAGAAGGGCCGAATGCTTCGAATCAAAGTGAGTAAGAAGCATATAATAGCATGTCGCTTCGTTTCGCAGTCTCCGTGGCAAGTGCAAAATGGGCGTAAGTTCCGACAGACCAGCTACAAGCTGAGCCTGTCCACCGGACCCATCGGGCCCAAGGAGGTGCAGGTCACGGAGACCCAGGTGAGCATTCCACTGTTGCGGCCCTAGCCCTGAGGTTACATTTATTGTGTACTATGGTGTGGTCTTAGGGATGTGGAGAACTCAACACTTCTGCGCTCCATCAGTGAAGGTTTTATAGATTaacttaaaacataaataaaatagcaaAGTTTTGTATACTCGTATTTGTGTAAAGACATATGTGAatgaatcattcattcattcatatatTCCTGCCTATGCCTATATATGACTGAATGATTCATTCatatatgaatgaatgaatgaatgaatgaatgaatgaatcgcCAAAGAATTGGTCTGTACGTTCACGCACGCATTGCAGGTGATGAACAAGTGCTCGAAGCCGGGCGTGGTGTACTCCATCGAGTGCCAGAGCGAGAACTCCGGCATCCCGTACGCCGACCACGTGACGGTGATCGTGCACTACTGCCTGCGCCGCGCCGCCGACTGCGCCACGCACCTCGCGCTCTACGCCACGCTGCGCTACCGCCGCTCCATGTGGCCCCTCGTCAAGGGTACGATCCCCCCCCCCTCCCCTGATGCGCTGCTTGCACGTGTCCCCCTCTAATGCTGCGCCTTGCTGTCTGCAGCGGTCATGGAGAAGAGCACCATGGCGGGCCTGGACGAATTTAGTAGGCTGCTCGAGGCGCGACTCAACGCTGAGGCGGAGAACGCGGCCCCCGCCACCAGGAAGGCCAGGAGACACCGGCGGGCCACCGGGAGCTATGCAGGTAACTCTACAATATATAGTGGTAAATCTGATAATCGGGCAGGTGAGAAAATGTCGGAACATAACAGCTTAATACGTCCTTAGTTCCTAAGACTTCTTCAACGAGAGTGAACAGTATTGATAAAAGTCAAGCGtagttaatataaaatttcacgTGGGCGCTGCCACTGTCCCCCCTACTTCCGCAAAGCTTTAAAACTTATAAAGATACGGCAGATCTCACAACTAAACGTTCTGTGCCACGGCCCCGGCGCTGGTGGTAACCTAAAACTAATTTGTTGTGTAATGTTAATGGCCCTCTCTTGGTCCCGCAGTATCGGTTCCCCCCGCATTGTCGGTCCCCCCTCGGGCGCCATCTCCTCCCCGCGCCCCGCCTGCCCCCCGCTGGCCGCTGGTGGCcctgctgctgctgctgctcCTCAATGCATTGCTGTACTGGAGACTCTACCACACCGATACTACACAAACCATCGGCGTTCATCACTTCCAAGACAGGTACAACTTATTAAGACTAATACTaaagtaacaataataatagtcgTAAAATAGTATGTCACCATACGTCTAAAACAGGATAGCATCGGGAGAGTTTAACACATAAGAAGGCTATGACCATTGACATAAGAATCTACGTTGCCGTTTCTGACGTCATCTTTAGTAAAAAAGCCACTGCGCAAGACATGGCGATATGTGTCCATTACGCGCCAGTCTAATATATATACATTCTGTAATGAACACGATAAGGTAAACTTACGTCGACATACAACTTTAAGCCACGAACATGTCATGGTCGCGCCGAATAGGACCTGTCGCCAAGCTACCGTACAGCCATCGGGGCATGTGCCAGGGTCAGAACGCCGTGAGAGTGGCGTCAGGCAGGGAGGATACCTTGTTGAACTTACAGCCTGTGTATCGAAGCTGCGTTTACCTGAAAACCCATAGTAGTACTACTTGCTGGCCTGCACTTCGACTCTTCGAACCTTTAGATTTTAGAATCATGTCTCGACTGGTAACTACAGTCGATGTGGGCTGGTAACTACAGTGGGTCAGTACACCCGAGTGAGGGGGTGCGTGTGATGTTGCAG
This is a stretch of genomic DNA from Bombyx mori chromosome 23, ASM3026992v2. It encodes these proteins:
- the LOC101746864 gene encoding protein Aster-B isoform X2, coding for MTQTCNYRVHYSHAEDTGKVILRNVSRAPSPSPRNFESATETLDNDKTSDSSLNLPSLTGGDNISVSSNEAVTVISSPSLKTDNSKTSTPNPRGPDATRTKKKSWYNSLYPTYKNKLDDFKRLFKDLPDDERLIVDYSCALQKDILAQGRLYASQNYLCFYAYILGWETSLTLRWKDVTAITKEKTALVIPNAILVCTDKDKHFLTSISSRDKAYLMLFRIWQNALMDQPLTSHKIWQWVHSCYGEELGFNSDEEYMREGADDAAAPPDLADKELLDSSSMDASGGGDGRGDNKSSRSASRGRDSSPPLVTNGDAEERDEGDALPTDMSDTSESEPDKPNNGAEMEQCTDPHDGKLILSGKFPFNIDTLFTMIFTNSKFQLELLAERGTSDYVESPWQVQNGRKFRQTSYKLSLSTGPIGPKEVQVTETQVMNKCSKPGVVYSIECQSENSGIPYADHVTVIVHYCLRRAADCATHLALYATLRYRRSMWPLVKAVMEKSTMAGLDEFSRLLEARLNAEAENAAPATRKARRHRRATGSYAVSVPPALSVPPRAPSPPRAPPAPRWPLVALLLLLLLNALLYWRLYHTDTTQTIGVHHFQDRAEGAAERQAAAQRHQLRAWARALHRAAYSLAQTEQALMKVLETIKPTLEKVRQESQDKTEL